One segment of Lepus europaeus isolate LE1 chromosome 16, mLepTim1.pri, whole genome shotgun sequence DNA contains the following:
- the FGFR1 gene encoding fibroblast growth factor receptor 1 isoform X5, with amino-acid sequence MWSWKCLLFWAVLVTATLCTARPAPTLPEQDALPSSEDDDDDDDSSSEEKETDNTKPNPVAPYWTSPEKMEKKLHAVPAAKTVKFKCPSSGTPNPTLRWLKNGKEFKPDHRIGGYKVRYATWSIIMDSVVPSDKGNYTCIVENEYGSINHTYQLDVVERSPHRPILQAGLPANKTVALGSNVEFMCKVYSDPQPHIQWLKHIEVNGSKIGPDNLPYVQILKTAGVNTTDKEMEVLHLRNVSFEDAGEYTCLAGNSIGLSHHSAWLTVLEALEERPAVMTSPLYLEIIIYCTGAFLISCMVGSVIIYKMKSGTKKSDFHSQMAVHKLAKSIPLRRQVSADSSASMNSGVLLVRPSRLSSSGTPMLAGVSEYELPEDPRWELPRDRLVLGKPLGEGCFGQVVLAEAIGLDKDKPNRVTKVAVKMLKSDATEKDLSDLISEMEMMKMIGKHKNIINLLGACTQDGPLYVIVEYASKGNLREYLQARRPPGLEYCYNPSHNPEEQLSSKDLVSCAYQVARGMEYLASKKCIHRDLAARNVLVTEDNVMKIADFGLARDIHHIDYYKKTTNGRLPVKWMAPEALFDRIYTHQSDVWSFGVLLWEIFTLGGSPYPGVPVEELFKLLKEGHRMDKPSNCTNELYMMMRDCWHAVPSQRPTFKQLVEDLDRIVALTSNQEYLDLSMPLDQYSPSFPDTRSSTCSSGEDSVFSHEPLPEEPCLPRRSAHLANGGLKRR; translated from the exons ATGCGCTCCCCTCGTCGGAGGACGACGACGACGATGATGACTCCTCTTcggaggagaaagagacagataacaCCAAACCAAACC CCGTAGCGCCGTACTGGACATCCCctgaaaagatggaaaagaaaCTGCACGCCGTGCCGGCTGCCAAGACTGTGAAGTTCAAGTGCCCTTCCAGCGGGACACCGAACCCCACGCTGCGCTGGCTGAAAAATGGCAAAGAGTTCAAACCTGACCACCGGATTGGAGGCTACAAG GTCCGCTATGCCACCTGGAGCATCATCATGGACTCCGTGGTTCCCTCTGATAAGGGCAACTACACTTGCATTGTGGAGAACGAGTATGGCAGCATCAACCACACCTACCAGCTGGACGTCGTGG AGCGGTCGCCTCACCGGCCCATTCTGCAGGCAGGGTTGCCTGCCAACAAGACGGTGGCCCTGGGCAGCAACGTGGAGTTCATGTGTAAGGTGTACAGTGACCCTCAGCCGCACATCCAGTGGCTAAAGCACATCGAGGTCAACGGGAGTAAGATCGGCCCAGACAATCTGCCCTACGTCCAGATCTTGAAG ACTGCCGGAGTTAACACCACTGACAAAGAGATGGAGGTGCTTCACTTGCGGAACGTCTCCTTCGAGGACGCGGGCGAGTATACGTGCTTGGCGGGTAACTCTATCGGACTCTCCCATCACTCTGCATGGCTGACCGTTCTGGAAG CCCTGGAAGAGAGACCAGCAGTGATGACATCGCCCCTGTACCTGGAGATCATCATCTATTGCACGGGGGCCTTCCTCATCTCCTGCATGGTGGGCTCCGTCATCATCTACAAGATGAAGAGCGGCACCAAGAAGAGTGACTTCCACAGCCAGATGGCCGTGCACAAGCTGGCCAAGAGCATCCCCCTGCGCAGACAG GTGTCGGCTGACTCCAGTGCGTCCATGAACTCGGGGGTTCTTCTGGTTCGGCCCTCACGGCTCTCCTCCAGCGGGACCCCCATGTTAGCTGGGGTCTCTGAATATGAGCTGCCTGAAGACCCTCGCTGGGAGCTGCCTCGAGACAG ACTGGTCTTGGGCAAACCCCTGGGAGAAGGCTGCTTCGGGCAGGTGGTGTTGGCGGAGGCCATTGGGCTGGACAAGGACAAACCCAACCGTGTGACCAAAGTGGCCGTGAAGATGTTGAAGT CGGATGCGACAGAAAAAGATCTCTCTGATCTGATCTCAGAAAtggagatgatgaagatgattGGGAAGCACAAGAACATCATCAACCTGCTGGGGGCCTGCACGCAGGACG GTCCCTTGTACGTCATCGTGGAGTACGCCTCCAAGGGCAACCTGCGGGAGTACCTGCAGGCCCGGCGGCCCCCGGGGCTGGAATACTGTTACAACCCCAGCCACAACCCTGAGGAGCAGCTCTCCTCCAAGGACCTGGTGTCCTGCGCCTACCAGGTGGCCCGAGGCATGGAATACCTCGCCTCCAAGAAG TGCATACACAGAGACCTGGCCGCCAGGAACGTCCTGGTGACGGAGGACAACGTGATGAAGATCGCCGACTTCGGCCTAGCACGAGACATTCACCACATCGACTACTACAAAAAGACGACCAAC ggccggctgcCCGTGAAGTGGATGGCGCCCGAGGCGTTGTTCGATCGGATCTACACCCATCAGAGTGATGT GTGGTCTTTTGGGGTGCTCCTGTGGGAAATCTTCACCCTGGGCGGCTCCCCATACCCCGGCGTGCCTGTGGAGGAGCTTTTCAAGCTGCTGAAGGAGGGCCACCGCATGGACAAGCCCAGCAACTGCACCAATGAGCT GTACATGATGATGCGGGACTGCTGGCACGCAGTGCCCTCCCAGAGGCCCACCTTCAAGCAGCTGGTAGAAGACCTGGACCGCATTGTGGCCTTGACCTCCAACCAG GAGTACCTGGACCTGTCCATGCCCCTGGACCAGTACTCGCCCAGCTTTCCCGACACCCGAAGCTCCACCTGCTCCTCGGGCGAGGACTCCGTCTTCTCTCACGAGCCGTTGCCCGAGGAGCCGTGTCTGCCCCGACGCTCGGCCCACCTTGCCAATGGCGGACTCAAACGACGCTGA
- the FGFR1 gene encoding fibroblast growth factor receptor 1 isoform X4, producing MWSWKCLLFWAVLVTATLCTARPAPTLPEQDALPSSEDDDDDDDSSSEEKETDNTKPNPVAPYWTSPEKMEKKLHAVPAAKTVKFKCPSSGTPNPTLRWLKNGKEFKPDHRIGGYKVRYATWSIIMDSVVPSDKGNYTCIVENEYGSINHTYQLDVVERSPHRPILQAGLPANKTVALGSNVEFMCKVYSDPQPHIQWLKHIEVNGSKIGPDNLPYVQILKTAGVNTTDKEMEVLHLRNVSFEDAGEYTCLAGNSIGLSHHSAWLTVLEALEERPAVMTSPLYLEIIIYCTGAFLISCMVGSVIIYKMKSGTKKSDFHSQMAVHKLAKSIPLRRQVTVSADSSASMNSGVLLVRPSRLSSSGTPMLAGVSEYELPEDPRWELPRDRLVLGKPLGEGCFGQVVLAEAIGLDKDKPNRVTKVAVKMLKSDATEKDLSDLISEMEMMKMIGKHKNIINLLGACTQDGPLYVIVEYASKGNLREYLQARRPPGLEYCYNPSHNPEEQLSSKDLVSCAYQVARGMEYLASKKCIHRDLAARNVLVTEDNVMKIADFGLARDIHHIDYYKKTTNGRLPVKWMAPEALFDRIYTHQSDVWSFGVLLWEIFTLGGSPYPGVPVEELFKLLKEGHRMDKPSNCTNELYMMMRDCWHAVPSQRPTFKQLVEDLDRIVALTSNQEYLDLSMPLDQYSPSFPDTRSSTCSSGEDSVFSHEPLPEEPCLPRRSAHLANGGLKRR from the exons ATGCGCTCCCCTCGTCGGAGGACGACGACGACGATGATGACTCCTCTTcggaggagaaagagacagataacaCCAAACCAAACC CCGTAGCGCCGTACTGGACATCCCctgaaaagatggaaaagaaaCTGCACGCCGTGCCGGCTGCCAAGACTGTGAAGTTCAAGTGCCCTTCCAGCGGGACACCGAACCCCACGCTGCGCTGGCTGAAAAATGGCAAAGAGTTCAAACCTGACCACCGGATTGGAGGCTACAAG GTCCGCTATGCCACCTGGAGCATCATCATGGACTCCGTGGTTCCCTCTGATAAGGGCAACTACACTTGCATTGTGGAGAACGAGTATGGCAGCATCAACCACACCTACCAGCTGGACGTCGTGG AGCGGTCGCCTCACCGGCCCATTCTGCAGGCAGGGTTGCCTGCCAACAAGACGGTGGCCCTGGGCAGCAACGTGGAGTTCATGTGTAAGGTGTACAGTGACCCTCAGCCGCACATCCAGTGGCTAAAGCACATCGAGGTCAACGGGAGTAAGATCGGCCCAGACAATCTGCCCTACGTCCAGATCTTGAAG ACTGCCGGAGTTAACACCACTGACAAAGAGATGGAGGTGCTTCACTTGCGGAACGTCTCCTTCGAGGACGCGGGCGAGTATACGTGCTTGGCGGGTAACTCTATCGGACTCTCCCATCACTCTGCATGGCTGACCGTTCTGGAAG CCCTGGAAGAGAGACCAGCAGTGATGACATCGCCCCTGTACCTGGAGATCATCATCTATTGCACGGGGGCCTTCCTCATCTCCTGCATGGTGGGCTCCGTCATCATCTACAAGATGAAGAGCGGCACCAAGAAGAGTGACTTCCACAGCCAGATGGCCGTGCACAAGCTGGCCAAGAGCATCCCCCTGCGCAGACAGGTAACA GTGTCGGCTGACTCCAGTGCGTCCATGAACTCGGGGGTTCTTCTGGTTCGGCCCTCACGGCTCTCCTCCAGCGGGACCCCCATGTTAGCTGGGGTCTCTGAATATGAGCTGCCTGAAGACCCTCGCTGGGAGCTGCCTCGAGACAG ACTGGTCTTGGGCAAACCCCTGGGAGAAGGCTGCTTCGGGCAGGTGGTGTTGGCGGAGGCCATTGGGCTGGACAAGGACAAACCCAACCGTGTGACCAAAGTGGCCGTGAAGATGTTGAAGT CGGATGCGACAGAAAAAGATCTCTCTGATCTGATCTCAGAAAtggagatgatgaagatgattGGGAAGCACAAGAACATCATCAACCTGCTGGGGGCCTGCACGCAGGACG GTCCCTTGTACGTCATCGTGGAGTACGCCTCCAAGGGCAACCTGCGGGAGTACCTGCAGGCCCGGCGGCCCCCGGGGCTGGAATACTGTTACAACCCCAGCCACAACCCTGAGGAGCAGCTCTCCTCCAAGGACCTGGTGTCCTGCGCCTACCAGGTGGCCCGAGGCATGGAATACCTCGCCTCCAAGAAG TGCATACACAGAGACCTGGCCGCCAGGAACGTCCTGGTGACGGAGGACAACGTGATGAAGATCGCCGACTTCGGCCTAGCACGAGACATTCACCACATCGACTACTACAAAAAGACGACCAAC ggccggctgcCCGTGAAGTGGATGGCGCCCGAGGCGTTGTTCGATCGGATCTACACCCATCAGAGTGATGT GTGGTCTTTTGGGGTGCTCCTGTGGGAAATCTTCACCCTGGGCGGCTCCCCATACCCCGGCGTGCCTGTGGAGGAGCTTTTCAAGCTGCTGAAGGAGGGCCACCGCATGGACAAGCCCAGCAACTGCACCAATGAGCT GTACATGATGATGCGGGACTGCTGGCACGCAGTGCCCTCCCAGAGGCCCACCTTCAAGCAGCTGGTAGAAGACCTGGACCGCATTGTGGCCTTGACCTCCAACCAG GAGTACCTGGACCTGTCCATGCCCCTGGACCAGTACTCGCCCAGCTTTCCCGACACCCGAAGCTCCACCTGCTCCTCGGGCGAGGACTCCGTCTTCTCTCACGAGCCGTTGCCCGAGGAGCCGTGTCTGCCCCGACGCTCGGCCCACCTTGCCAATGGCGGACTCAAACGACGCTGA
- the FGFR1 gene encoding fibroblast growth factor receptor 1 isoform X3, with product MWSWKCLLFWAVLVTATLCTARPAPTLPEQDALPSSEDDDDDDDSSSEEKETDNTKPNRMPVAPYWTSPEKMEKKLHAVPAAKTVKFKCPSSGTPNPTLRWLKNGKEFKPDHRIGGYKVRYATWSIIMDSVVPSDKGNYTCIVENEYGSINHTYQLDVVERSPHRPILQAGLPANKTVALGSNVEFMCKVYSDPQPHIQWLKHIEVNGSKIGPDNLPYVQILKTAGVNTTDKEMEVLHLRNVSFEDAGEYTCLAGNSIGLSHHSAWLTVLEALEERPAVMTSPLYLEIIIYCTGAFLISCMVGSVIIYKMKSGTKKSDFHSQMAVHKLAKSIPLRRQVTVSADSSASMNSGVLLVRPSRLSSSGTPMLAGVSEYELPEDPRWELPRDRLVLGKPLGEGCFGQVVLAEAIGLDKDKPNRVTKVAVKMLKSDATEKDLSDLISEMEMMKMIGKHKNIINLLGACTQDGPLYVIVEYASKGNLREYLQARRPPGLEYCYNPSHNPEEQLSSKDLVSCAYQVARGMEYLASKKCIHRDLAARNVLVTEDNVMKIADFGLARDIHHIDYYKKTTNGRLPVKWMAPEALFDRIYTHQSDVWSFGVLLWEIFTLGGSPYPGVPVEELFKLLKEGHRMDKPSNCTNELYMMMRDCWHAVPSQRPTFKQLVEDLDRIVALTSNQEYLDLSMPLDQYSPSFPDTRSSTCSSGEDSVFSHEPLPEEPCLPRRSAHLANGGLKRR from the exons ATGCGCTCCCCTCGTCGGAGGACGACGACGACGATGATGACTCCTCTTcggaggagaaagagacagataacaCCAAACCAAACCGTATGC CCGTAGCGCCGTACTGGACATCCCctgaaaagatggaaaagaaaCTGCACGCCGTGCCGGCTGCCAAGACTGTGAAGTTCAAGTGCCCTTCCAGCGGGACACCGAACCCCACGCTGCGCTGGCTGAAAAATGGCAAAGAGTTCAAACCTGACCACCGGATTGGAGGCTACAAG GTCCGCTATGCCACCTGGAGCATCATCATGGACTCCGTGGTTCCCTCTGATAAGGGCAACTACACTTGCATTGTGGAGAACGAGTATGGCAGCATCAACCACACCTACCAGCTGGACGTCGTGG AGCGGTCGCCTCACCGGCCCATTCTGCAGGCAGGGTTGCCTGCCAACAAGACGGTGGCCCTGGGCAGCAACGTGGAGTTCATGTGTAAGGTGTACAGTGACCCTCAGCCGCACATCCAGTGGCTAAAGCACATCGAGGTCAACGGGAGTAAGATCGGCCCAGACAATCTGCCCTACGTCCAGATCTTGAAG ACTGCCGGAGTTAACACCACTGACAAAGAGATGGAGGTGCTTCACTTGCGGAACGTCTCCTTCGAGGACGCGGGCGAGTATACGTGCTTGGCGGGTAACTCTATCGGACTCTCCCATCACTCTGCATGGCTGACCGTTCTGGAAG CCCTGGAAGAGAGACCAGCAGTGATGACATCGCCCCTGTACCTGGAGATCATCATCTATTGCACGGGGGCCTTCCTCATCTCCTGCATGGTGGGCTCCGTCATCATCTACAAGATGAAGAGCGGCACCAAGAAGAGTGACTTCCACAGCCAGATGGCCGTGCACAAGCTGGCCAAGAGCATCCCCCTGCGCAGACAGGTAACA GTGTCGGCTGACTCCAGTGCGTCCATGAACTCGGGGGTTCTTCTGGTTCGGCCCTCACGGCTCTCCTCCAGCGGGACCCCCATGTTAGCTGGGGTCTCTGAATATGAGCTGCCTGAAGACCCTCGCTGGGAGCTGCCTCGAGACAG ACTGGTCTTGGGCAAACCCCTGGGAGAAGGCTGCTTCGGGCAGGTGGTGTTGGCGGAGGCCATTGGGCTGGACAAGGACAAACCCAACCGTGTGACCAAAGTGGCCGTGAAGATGTTGAAGT CGGATGCGACAGAAAAAGATCTCTCTGATCTGATCTCAGAAAtggagatgatgaagatgattGGGAAGCACAAGAACATCATCAACCTGCTGGGGGCCTGCACGCAGGACG GTCCCTTGTACGTCATCGTGGAGTACGCCTCCAAGGGCAACCTGCGGGAGTACCTGCAGGCCCGGCGGCCCCCGGGGCTGGAATACTGTTACAACCCCAGCCACAACCCTGAGGAGCAGCTCTCCTCCAAGGACCTGGTGTCCTGCGCCTACCAGGTGGCCCGAGGCATGGAATACCTCGCCTCCAAGAAG TGCATACACAGAGACCTGGCCGCCAGGAACGTCCTGGTGACGGAGGACAACGTGATGAAGATCGCCGACTTCGGCCTAGCACGAGACATTCACCACATCGACTACTACAAAAAGACGACCAAC ggccggctgcCCGTGAAGTGGATGGCGCCCGAGGCGTTGTTCGATCGGATCTACACCCATCAGAGTGATGT GTGGTCTTTTGGGGTGCTCCTGTGGGAAATCTTCACCCTGGGCGGCTCCCCATACCCCGGCGTGCCTGTGGAGGAGCTTTTCAAGCTGCTGAAGGAGGGCCACCGCATGGACAAGCCCAGCAACTGCACCAATGAGCT GTACATGATGATGCGGGACTGCTGGCACGCAGTGCCCTCCCAGAGGCCCACCTTCAAGCAGCTGGTAGAAGACCTGGACCGCATTGTGGCCTTGACCTCCAACCAG GAGTACCTGGACCTGTCCATGCCCCTGGACCAGTACTCGCCCAGCTTTCCCGACACCCGAAGCTCCACCTGCTCCTCGGGCGAGGACTCCGTCTTCTCTCACGAGCCGTTGCCCGAGGAGCCGTGTCTGCCCCGACGCTCGGCCCACCTTGCCAATGGCGGACTCAAACGACGCTGA